tgtgtgtgtgtgtgtgtgtgtgtgtgtgcgcgtgcgtgtgcgtgtgtgtgtgtgatgaatctTCTGTTGGGAATGGAAATCTTTTTCTCAGTTGTTATATTTAACATTCCTCTATTGCAACACCCTGTACATTCGAAACAGACTCATAAACTACAACCAGGGTTTCCATCTCAAGGCTGAAATTCCACTATCTGAATTTAAGGCCttagaaatgtttaaatacattaaaatatgaTATACTCATAATAATCTTTAAAAGGTTTTAGTGGCTCTTAATTATGCTAATGTGACATTTAGAGGTGCAGTTAATTCAGATATTTGAGCTTTTACCATGTGATATGTTTGcgattttcatattgtttgttgtaaagtacaaatgtttattttcattattatcagACTCCATCCAGCTGTTTATTCATATCTAGTGTGATCCACCATCTCACGTCAAActctcactttatttatttattttgagggAGGAATGTTTTGGTGGCATACATATATGTAAGTTCTCTCTCAACAATACAGATATTGAcacgctgtaataaaactatAAGCTGTCCTTTGAGGGATGGTGCTATTCCCTGCTCTGCAActattccttcatatctgtttatttcatttattaaaaagtCTTAAACTTAACTTGCAAACAGCAGAAACCCTGTGCAACAGGCCCAGATTCCTCAAATCCACAAAAAGGAGTAAAACTGCAAAACCCCTCGCTACTGAGCCCGTTAACATGTACGTTACAGCTCTATTAAAAAAGTGccattcatgaaaaaaaacacaaaaccacaggcGTATTGTCATTAAGGCATTTTAATactgctctttttttctcagcaTTGTTTTTAAGACAAACATGTAAAGATTCTGACGAACATGAAACGATAAGAAAGAAAAGCTTCTCCTAAATAAACAGGAAAGATACCGTAACAAGCATGTTGAAAGTATTTCAAacatttcctgtctcctctCACTGTGCAAAGCCAGAGAGACTTCCAGTTGATATATCGGGGGGGAAAGCAGATATTGTATATGAGCGTCTGTGTTTGCACTGGAATATTgacagagtgaagagagaagaggagctggaggatggTAAGTTGATTTTGGACAGTGTAGTTCATGAGCTCCATTATGAAGTTGACAACTTACTGTAGATGTGGAactaaacacacgcacacagacacacacagacacacacacctgaacaatccaactgaaaacacacagtcatCTTAGCTTTTGCCTGTTTAGACGACCAAGAACAGAGAAAGCTCTTTTATTCAAAAACTGGCTaaattgattacatttcatgtttcttcatttttagtttgtaatgtaatataatgcaATGTCTTGTGAGGCAAAAATAAAGGCCCTTTTGTTCCTGGAATACACATCAGTATGTAATACGACTCTACGAGATCTCGGTAAGGCTCAGAGTGCTGCTAAGGCACGTCTCTGTTAACCTGCTTGTGATTCAATAATCTTTTCTAAggagaagggggaaaaaagcactTAAAGTTTGTGACTTTCCGAGACTCAGACGACAATAAATTTCTCCAAATGGTGCATTTCACAGTCTGGTTAAGCAGTAAACAAGAAAAATAGTCTCCAAACACACGCCAATGATCGTTGTTAGGCAAAAACACAGGATGGTTAAAGTGTAGAACAGCAGCGAGAGGGAGCGTGTAAGacggaaaaaaacaaagctacaTGGGAATACTGTGAATGGGTGGTACGGTGGCGCTGTGGTTAGCGCTGGCGCCTCGTTCCAACTCTGTCGTTTGCATGTTCTCACACCTGCAAGCAATAAATCCAGgcactccagcttcctcccacggTCCAAAGACAAGCAGGTTAGGTTAACTGGCAACTCTAACTTGCCTGGAGCTGTGAACATAACGATGATTAATTGCCATCTTTATTTGTCAGTTTGGTGacgacctgtccaggatgtacccgCCTGTTACTcgctgtcagctgggattggccccATCACCCAAAGATCCTCCAAAGGATGAGCggaatagataatggatggatgaatggatggatggaactGTTTAGACTATGTCTCACAAAACGATACTGtcaacaacacagagaggaaacaactAGCGTCTAAAAGTTACTGACACTTCAAATTGACTTGAAACTCTTTGAACTTGCTTTGTTTTCTCGGCACATGTGTGCAGCTTTATGGGTTTGGGCTCTGTGGCAAAAGGCCTTTGAACACAGTTTTGGAAGTCACAAACAGTCTGAGGCTTAACCGTGTCTTTATGAAGCGCtggcagagaaaataaagtgtcTGACACTTGACGGTTGGATTCATACGGCGAGTTCatcagatatactgtatgttggcGAAAAGGCTCTGTGGCCAAGTTTTAATTCTGTCATTTAAAAACTTCCTCATTGTTGATTACTGCcggttgtttttgttgctggTCTCgttaatctctataaacagattctgtttggaccaatcacgtttgagcAGGCTCTGGTTGCAGACAGTCCAAGAATAGCCAACATACCGTCCAGACTTTAAACACGTCGAGaaagtatcactgtttgtgttttgtgtggcgAAACCTTCAATGATAAAAGCAACTATCGAACTGTAAATTGTGAACAGCGAAGGGATTTTCAACTCGGATATCAGCTGTCTACActggaagccccaaaatattggccatTTCCCGCAGAGGCTAATTCGTCGTCATGTGAAAGCCGATGGGCTCAGAGATTGTGGTCTCATAAACTTAAATTAGTATTCACTTCTACAGTCACTAGAAGGGGCTAAGGACATTTTTAGCAACATGTAACCTaaatactgaataaacaattacagaaaaaaaaaactagaaaagacaacacatggACAGAAGCAGAAGAATATCATGACATCAGCTACGCAAAACAGTCTTCTCGTCACGGcacaaaacaatatcaacaaaGTCAATTcacaatggcttttcattcagTCCATTTATCTTTCACAGCAAATGTATCTCCTGCGAAGTCAGAAGCTTCTGAGATTTCTAGAAAGAATCATTGTCTGTTGATACTGAAAAATCAAAATCCACATGTGAAGAAACTTTCAGATTAGATCATGTCAACAAAATAATGTGGGGTTTaggcagctttttattttttctcttattgcatTTCCTCGTGTGACCATCAGTCTTTTGGCAGTTCATCACTGGGAGACCACAAAGGGAAGGGAATATGTCTTTTCAGTGCAAGTTCTTTTTATAGTTCCCATGGAGCAGGTGGAGTTGTTCAAAACCCCATTTTGCTCCAGGGCCTGTGGTCCAGGCAAGTCCCTGTTTTCATTTAAACCATCATCATATCCTCTTCTTCTGTGGCCTGACACACcttcctccattttctccttAATCCAGCAACAGGATGACAGCTCATTCACATAGTTTCTGTTATAAAAAcgaacacattttaaaaatgagctGTCGAATACAGTTGTGTCGATGCGAAAAGGCACTTCCATTTTCACTCCTCTACTAAGACGATTGCACTTAGTTAAATCACTCAGTTAAGTCTCACATCCATCAAGCTCAGCTTTGAAACACAGTGGTTTAGGACATTTCCAATATGCTTTCTATCTTCAACATTAAGTACCTTGAAAATAGAGGATTCATTCTGCAGTGTTATCATTTCGACAAGTCCAAATAAGTAAGTGCCACTTTTCAAATTGTGTGAAATTAGAATGAAATTAGACTTTAACCACTAAATGAGCCAAAGCAGGATGTCAAAAGTCCTGATGGGTAAGCCCACTCACTCTAAAATCTTTCCAAATGTTCTTGGAAATAGTGCATCTTAGAAATACGATGGCTTTAGTGATGCTAGATTGTTGTTTGATGGGCAATGTCCTTGCATCAAGGGTACCTCATAGTCCAAGCCCCCATTTTGTTGCAAGGATGGAGGTGGCTGAGGAGTGTGACAGCGCTCAATCTCAGGCTGCTTCTGATGAAGTGTACCATTTCCACCATTCTCCAGGCAGGCCTTGATCCCTTCCAGTTCCATGGGATCTGGATCAGCTGGGCCCAACTCCAGCTCCATTCCTGCCTTGGACTGCCTCCTCTTCCGCAGGCAGATGATCATCCCAGCCAACACAGCCAACCCCAGTACCAATGCCAAGGCAGCCAGGGCAGGGATCAGAGTATATGTTACCTGGCTCTGTGTCTCCACCCTGGGCTCTAAGGATGTCAGTGGAACCCCTTCGGTCCGAGCTTCTGTACATGACCCTGTTTCTACAGAGCTGTTTGACCTAGAGATGACTTTCTCACCCAAGGGACTGGCACATACTGAGTAGGTGCAGTTGGGTCTCAAACCACGCAAAGTGTACTCGGGGTAGGATGCTGGTACACTCAGGATAATGGGGCGTCGGTCAGGTCCTGAGAGGTTACGGTAGGTCAACCTTATACCACGAATGTGTGGTCGTGTCTCAATGAAGCGATGCAGGTCAAGAAGGATAGATGTGGAGGTCACCTGGCGTGAGCTGATGGCATCAAGTTCAGCAGGCATCACAGGGGCAACTACTGAAACCTCTGTTGCTACAGGTTTTGGTGGCTCAGGAACTTCATCCACATTTTCACAATAGAGACCAGAGGTTCCTGAGGGACACAGACAGCTGAGTCTACCCGATGGATCGAAATTACAGGTGCCCCCATTAAGGCAGATGTTTGGTGGGCAGATGTGCTGCTCATATTCCCCACTGGTGGAACTAGGGGAGATTGGAAGTTCTGGTGCAAGGGGATAGCTGACTGTTTTTGAGGACACTGTTTCCTcactgggaggtggaggaggaggaatagcATTGGTACGGGTGGCTTCAGGGGGTGTGGTGAGCATCTGGGGAACAGGAGTACTTCCAATGGGTGAACCAATCAGCACTGTTGTGGTAGGTGGACATCCAAAATCTTTGTGCTCAAGTGCTGAAATCATCTTTCCAGCATTAACTAGAGGGAAGTGGCATCTAGTTTCCTCAGGCCTACCAAGACTCATACCCTTCTCAGTTAGCCACACAGGGAACCAGGCTAATGGACACAAGCAGTTGAATGGGTTCTCAGCTGCTGTAAGGCGCATCAACCTAGGGAATATTTGGAAGAAACTCTGTGGAAAACCCTGTAGATTAAGTCCACTTAGATCTAGTTCTTGAAGTCCTGTCAGTTTCTGGAAGTCCTCCATCCTGAGCTCTCCAAATAGGTTGGCTGCCAGGTTGAGCCTGATCAGCCCCTTGAGGGAGTCTTGCTTTAAGGCCTGTGGCACCTCAGTTAACTGGTTAAAGGAGATGTCGAGCTCATGGAGGTTCCCCAGGGAAGTTATTAGATCCTCATCCACAGAGGTAAGCCCCAGAGAGGCCAGCTTAAGGGCTTCCAGGTGAGGAGTCTGGAGGTCTGAGGGTCCCAGGCTTgggatgttgttgttgctgaggTCTAGAAGCAGAAGTTTGGGGAAGTGAAGAGCTGGAAGAGATGTGAGCTGGTTACCTTGGAGCTTGAGTTCCAGCAGCATATCTAAACCATCAAAAGCTTCCAAATGGATACTCTGAATGCGGTTTGCATGGAGATAAAGCCTCTCAAGCTGGACCAACCCAGAAAAACTCCCTTTGGAAATGTGGGTGATGTCATTCGTGGACAGATCCAAGTTCTTCAGCTTTGACAGCATCTCAAATACGCCATCTGGAATCTCTACCAGCACATTCTGACTCAGGTCGAGCATCTCCAACTCCACCAAGCCTCTGAAGTCATCTTGGGACAAAGTGTTGATGCCATTCTGGAAGATGTATAGTTCGTGGGTGCTGGTGGGGACACGGGGCACAGAGCTGGACCGTCGTTGAATGCAGAATATAGAGTCCTGGAGTGGGCAGTTACAGTCTGCTGGGCACTCAGAGGATAACACCTGCCCAGATGAGAGGAACAAGAGCAGGAAGTAAGGTAACATCGTGGTGGCTGGCCCGAAACTCTAGAAGACACAAGAAAGAGAACGGTTGGTGTTAGTGACAAGCCACATACTAAGTACaatatgaaacaaacacaatagGGTGTTCATAGGTAGCCGGTTAAAGACATTGTTACTGATGAATATATAAAAGTTAAGATGTAATTCCTGAAGTCTAAATCATAAATGGTCATAAAACAATGCAATCACAAGCACAATCAACAAACCCTAGcttccacactcacacaggcagACAGTATATACAAACACCAACTGCTCCATCAAAgtgaatttaatgttttatatccTTAATGAGCAGATACCCCAGGGATCAGGCCCCACAGACCAAGACCTTGAGTTAACACAGCCCACCCAGGGTGACCATTCCTGGGTTAAGTGAGAAACATATTCAGCCCGGTCCCTGTGTTTATGACACAGTCCTTAGTCCGTGAAACCCAGTCTGCTGCAGATCAGTTGGACAGCCGCAGCCACACGGCtacaacatacaaacataccCCGAGCAAATATGCTGTGATTGAGAaggcacacagagacacacccGAACATTCAATCATATGTTTGACATATTTGCCTTATCGTGTTACCAAAAGAATAGGCACCACACACAGACTTGTTGGGAAATGAGGGGCAGGAGGTGCTGTTTTGTGGTAGTGCAGCAAATGTAAACTGCATTTTCTCTAAAgatgtatgtatatacacatttcaACTTTACACTGGTCTATTCTGTAACACAGGTTAAGGTTCTAAATGGCCAAACAGCAAAAACGTCCCTAGCGCAGTTTCTTTTTGGTGTATTATCCCGACTTGAGCCTGATGTAGTAAATGTTACCTTGTCCCTGACATGCATGGGGATTGTTTGTTTTCACCGATCACAGACATGTGCAGAGTAAGACGTCTGCCCAGCCAACGTAACCAACTTGAATctgaatatcatttcaaaaaGACTTTCTGAACCTGGCTGCCCTGGATTGGGTAACCACACTCTTACATGGAGTGGGCTACATCCTTTTTTCTGTTGTCAGTTTCTGTATGACAACATCTAATAAATTTGAGTGCATATCTCTATGTCAccccttcttcttcctgcttTCATCACTCCCAATTTCCTCACCCTCTGACCTGGTTTGCATTAGTAAACTCTTGCACTCCTGCCCTTTCCAAGACTCCTGACGTGGAAGTGAAGGAAAAACCCAGGATGTGCTAATGAAGTCAGGAGCGCACCTCCGGCCCCATGCCTCCATTCATGCAGTGAGTAAGGTCAGGGTTTGTCAGGGTGGTGAGAATTTGCAATATTCCATCAAATTCTGTCACAACtgagcacaaacagaaaagagatgACAgcgagggaagagagaggacgGTTAAAGTGACTTTTTACAGAAAGCACTGATATTTGAGTGGTAATCaagatattttgtgttttattgtgtgctTTAAAAACCATAACTGGGATTTCCTGGGCAGCTAATATAAACCAGAAGCTGCCAAATCTGACAGTCTCGTTTCAGGACTTCAGCAGCACTTCAGAAAAAGATCAAACCTCCAACCTGCGACTCACATGACTAAACAATGTGGCTGGACGCTGTAATTGGCTCGTCTGTGAATACCAGTTCTCCACATGTGTCTTATGCTTTTCTGTTTGATATAAAAGTCACTGcaacatgctgataaatacgcAACAGGGTAAAAAAttaagtggggaaaaaaactgagtAGAATAAACTTCTCTCGATTTGCTGTGTCTTGTTGTAAACCACAGAGCGTTGTCTGCTCTGTGACAAGTTTTATGAATCGGTTTCCAAttacagtttagttttagttggAGTCTTGTCGGTACAATGTCTTGGGgccaaaacatgaaaatgtggagaaaatacaaaagtcaAATTGTGATGTCGAACACTGATCTTCGTAAACTCCTAAACGTCTTCTCTAAAAAGCCACATAGCACTGTACCAAATATTTTCGCTTGTACCTGAAATCAGTGCTTCactttttgtagttttttttgttgcagtaGTTTTTAACATCTAGTATCCAAGAAAACTCATTTGAATGAAACACGATGAAAAGTTTGACATCTGTGAGTATAATatctaatatatatttaaataatgaataaatggatgaatacatttaaaattgaATCAAACTGCACAGCGACGAAGTGCTAATGTTAGCTGTAGCTTATTGTAGCTAACGAGCTATCAAATATGTTGTATAACCTTGAaactgaaatacaaatacactttAACTTTCCATTATCCCTTAGCGTGACTTCAGGCGAAAATGACCACTGTGCAAATgtgctgtgaaataaaatacGACCCAGCCACTGAAACGTTGCTGCGTGACCGTGTTATTTTTACCCGGTGTGCAGAGATGAGTGGAGACAGCTCAAATAAAGAAACGTCCAAAGTCACCTAACCACTCTGTCACACCAGCCGCAGAAATAAAAGAGCTGCTATCATCAGCATTGTTCtcactgagacacaaacatcgACTCACACCAGGTATCTCTGCGATGACGAGGCGTGTGACAGCTTTTGTTCTAGGTACACGTCGCTGCTTTAAAGACGCGCTCAGCTCGGGAGTCTGGatctgtctttgtgtgcagTCGCTCACAGAACAGTAAGCTCAAGAGGAAATGACTGAATGAGATAtgaatgaaggaaagaaaaaagaaagcactCAAGCATAATGGAGGCTTTAAGTCTGTATATGAAAAAGGTTAACAGGCTTTATCCCTAGGATATATCTCTTCCTTTTGTAAAACGAGTCTGCCATTTAAAATCCCAAGTAAACAGTGTGTATCTGCCCATGTGTTAGAACATGTAGAGTAAACCATCCGTCAACCAGCCAAGTTCAATTCATGAAGTCGAGAAATCTTCGACCACAGACTGTAAGAATTCAAACCTCCATGACGGCGAGTATCCGCCCTGCTGAAGTCTCCCTGTTTTAGAAACTGAATCCCTTCACACTTGAGAGCCGCTGCTTTGTAGGtggttgacctctgaccttgtcGTAGGTAGGGGGTGAGACACAAGACAGTTTCTCTTTTGCGGTTAAACAGAGATTTCACTTCCATGTTTGTCTCCAATAAAGACTGTGGCAAcattttacagtacagtttgttcCCCTTTACCTCAATTTACACTTATGCCTCTTTGCATTTGCTCTTTATGTCTTTTTCAAAAGCTGtattctgtatttctttctcGAAGTACATTTCAAGCTTGAAAGGTTTACATGGTCTAatgttcaaaagaaaaaacataatctcctttcATTTATAGTTAAGTTTATCACTATCAACTTTTTAGGAGTCAGTTCGTAATTTTCAACCAGGACTTTAAagttttccatccatccatcacttaTCTGTCGTAGTAGCAGTCGCACTGTTTGTAGATTTTGTTTGACTGACTGCTTGAGGTTCAGTTCAACCATGTAAAAGGTCTAAATCTCTTTGGTCGGGCATTAAATAAGGAATTGGCAGAACACAAGTATCGTAAACCAGAGTTTccgcagtatatatatattccgAGCAGATAATTTGCAGAAAAGCCGACCTATTCTTAACTTCGATTGCAGCTGCTTCACATATAAATCCTCCTATTTTTGAAACTGTCTCAGCTTTTCAAAGGAATGACAGGATCAGTGGGGGGAAAGAGAAggagtgaaaaacaaaatgtttccagcCTAATCTGAGTCTATTTTATAGTCTTGGCCTGTTGGGCCTGCTGTTTGATAGAGACTCTGTGCTCGTGTCATACAGCCAAGAATCTGCCAACTGCGATATTAACATCAACCTAGGATGTCAAAACATGCACAGTTGTTTTACCCTGCGAGCGTTACACTGTAATCCCAAAACCTGGAGAAATGTTCTCTCCCCGACGTCACAAATTCATAATTAGATGTCAACAATGTCATGACGGTGAGTTTTCTGCTGTTAAGACTTTGCGGCACTCAGTAAATCCTCAGCGATTTGTACGAGTGCAGATAAGGACACGTGATGAAAGAGAAGCGTCTCCATCAAAATGACATGAAACAGGTCAACGTGCATGTGAGACCTGCAGTGCACCGGCATGAAcacatactgcacacacacacacacattcctgcacatgttcacaccagcagacacacaagcacagcctACAACACAGCTGGATTCTGTTACCCACAATACACTGCAGCCATCCCTCACTGTGAGGCAGAATGAACAGCCCACATAAACCTTTGTCCTCCCCCCTGATAAGAGAAAggtagagagatggagaaaagcagaaaacagagagggagacgaagaaaagagagagagatgttgtgTCTTAAAAGCTGGTAGCTGACGATATATCTAAAATCTGCTCTAAACAAAACTTGAACTTAAAAAGTGTGTTACAGAAGCCAGATACGACAGCGCTGACATTCTCtcaagctgcagcagagagatcAAGTTCTGAGATATTCTGGTCAAGCACAACAAACAGTGGCTATTGATCAAGTTCATTACAACTCGGATCTGATTTTTCATCGTTTTGgtcattttttatataattcaTACCAACACTGTTCTCGCTACGGTAACAGCTGCAGGATTGTAGTAGCCACCTTACCCAAAATGCATTTTGTCTATTGTCTTCTGAAAGACGTCGAGATTCAAAAGCTTTTGGtaaagtaaacaaaaacacatgatctccgcagcaggatttatacgtcatgtcctgctcAAGTCGACTGGAGTCTCTCTTCTGAGTTTAaagttcctcttcttctctcctacATTGTCTGGTGCATCCCAGTCAATGTCAAAAAATGTCCAATCAATAGCTGATCTGCATTAGCACAATGTGTAATGTTCCTTTTGgtcatttctttgtgttgtttttcatctcCGTTTCTGTCGAGGATGAGCTCTGAGTGTCTTACCAGGACGGAAGACggaagttttatttatttatttacacccAGTGGAAGTAGGAAGCATGAAGGACATTAAAGAAATCGCCAAGGGAAACTGGAAATACTGTAAAAGCAGTAACCACATGGTCGCTAGCAGCAGAGTGAGCGGTTACAGCTGTTGTAAGGTTACAAGTATGACTTATAACCCGACTACAATTGTACAAACTCGTGGTCTGTAAAAGTGCatggaagaggagggggtgtgTGGGAGACAGGAGGACAGGAAAGTCAGGAATGAAGGTACAAAGAGGCAGAGCACGGATCATGAATTTTAGTCGGTCTACAGGGACATTGCGTCATTTTCGTGGAGAAAAAAGGGGTCCATGAGTTAGTGGTACAAACTTTACCTTCACTCCCACACCCCTGAAACTCCCCGCAGTGGAATATCCTGTTACCTCACGTCTGAAAAGGCTCAGCAGTAAAATCAGTTTAACGACTTCAATCTGTCTAAAAGTCTTTAGCTGCAGAAGCTATTGTGTAAGTAGATAAAGTCTACATGCTGTTCGTGCTGAGCGGGAGCTGCTCGGAAAAGTTTGCACATGCTCGAGCAAGTgcgtgaggagaaaaaaacaataaaattattATGAAATATTAAGTCTCAGAGGCagatttggtttatttgttcgATAAGTAACCAAGCATCTGAGCTGCAACTGCTGACTAGTCTGTATTTCCAGCTCTTGGATTATAACACTTTGCCTCGTCAGCCTCACcctgttaagccctatgagacaaattgtgatttgtgaatataggctattcaaatcaaatttgagtgattgattgattggctATTATCTGTGAATACATTTGTAGATTTATGGAGGAACAGATCTAGGCACGTATTTGCAGATTTGCGGACTTGTCTTAATGATACGCTGAACAATGCGGTCATTGTGAACATGATTTTCGTGGTTGCTAAAGGCGAGCTCCACCCATTAGAGACATCACTTCTCCACCTCAGGATTGTGGGACTTGAATTAAAACACGTTTTCTTAAAACACAGTTGGTATCATACAGATttgtggcttctacaggagAATGTGTACGAGTGTTAAGTTACCTCGGATGGTAAAAATATTGTGGCTGATAATCGAAACCTCtatttagaaaatgaatctgGAGCCGTGCTGCTGAGCTCTATTTGCAAACACTGGTGTCAAGGGCTTGTCGACGTCTTCTTCTTAAATAACTGTGATCCAACTGCACACCTGCAGCGAGACAGACGCAGCCAAAAACAGCGCcagactgacagcagcagcacatggaTGTGTCA
This is a stretch of genomic DNA from Paralichthys olivaceus isolate ysfri-2021 chromosome 8, ASM2471397v2, whole genome shotgun sequence. It encodes these proteins:
- the LOC109639280 gene encoding vasorin-like codes for the protein MLPYFLLLFLSSGQVLSSECPADCNCPLQDSIFCIQRRSSSVPRVPTSTHELYIFQNGINTLSQDDFRGLVELEMLDLSQNVLVEIPDGVFEMLSKLKNLDLSTNDITHISKGSFSGLVQLERLYLHANRIQSIHLEAFDGLDMLLELKLQGNQLTSLPALHFPKLLLLDLSNNNIPSLGPSDLQTPHLEALKLASLGLTSVDEDLITSLGNLHELDISFNQLTEVPQALKQDSLKGLIRLNLAANLFGELRMEDFQKLTGLQELDLSGLNLQGFPQSFFQIFPRLMRLTAAENPFNCLCPLAWFPVWLTEKGMSLGRPEETRCHFPLVNAGKMISALEHKDFGCPPTTTVLIGSPIGSTPVPQMLTTPPEATRTNAIPPPPPPSEETVSSKTVSYPLAPELPISPSSTSGEYEQHICPPNICLNGGTCNFDPSGRLSCLCPSGTSGLYCENVDEVPEPPKPVATEVSVVAPVMPAELDAISSRQVTSTSILLDLHRFIETRPHIRGIRLTYRNLSGPDRRPIILSVPASYPEYTLRGLRPNCTYSVCASPLGEKVISRSNSSVETGSCTEARTEGVPLTSLEPRVETQSQVTYTLIPALAALALVLGLAVLAGMIICLRKRRQSKAGMELELGPADPDPMELEGIKACLENGGNGTLHQKQPEIERCHTPQPPPSLQQNGGLDYEVPLMQGHCPSNNNLASLKPSYF